The region gaaaataacatatctaatataataaaaaaaataaacatatagctatgttattttgagtaaattattcaaataacatgtttctaataaatttatgaattttgtaataatataaatattttaaatattaaaattatttttgaatttttttctatatgattatgagagacatgtcagtcATTAACGAATGTTTCCAATGGTgttggatgaaaggggttatttgttctatttgaaaacaaaaaaggcttagttatatctcaaaaaagtaaaagagctgatttgtatttttgtgaaaactacgaggatttttttgtaccttttaccTATTTAAGATAATAAAGTTGAAAAGGAATTAGGTCGGTGAGAATTTTCTGGATTCTACACGACCGTCTCTCCTTCCTCCTTCCTTCCTTATTTCTGGAAAATTCAGACAATTCTCTAGAGAGAAAAGAGACACAGATATCTATAAATATCAGGTATATAAGGAAATAGAGACGcagttaaacatttacaacctAATATTCAACAATCATACGATGTGTTTGGTGTTTGTTTGCGATGAAGATGAGAGAGTAATAGGGAAGCAAGTGGCCCCCGGGGCGTGTCCGTACTGTGGAGGAATGATTCAGGCCATGGATGTCGAGACTCGCTGGAGGTTCTGCTTTTTACCTGTTTGCTTCAACAATAAAAAGAGATTCTATTGCTCTGTTTGTACCAGACGCTTGGTCACGCAGTATTAATTGATTCATTTGTTAATATTAGTCTGTAATCTCATTTGTGATACAAATTATCTGTTCATAACTGAGTTTTGAATCTTCCTAACTTATTTGTACTAATCTATTCATTATTTTCATAGAAATTAGTCATTTTATTGGTTTCATGTCATTACTTCTAACAATACACTATGTTCATGTTTAAGGGTTGTTTCCTTCAAGATATACTTATTAAGAATCTCAATCATGTTCCAATCTTTCATATTCACATCAACTACTTAATTGCTAGTGATGCTCAGAAACTTGTTTATTCATGCACAAAAGACCATTTACTGTGATTTATGATGacataaaaaatattctttGAATCAAAATCAGTTTTATTTTTGGGAACTTTAGCATTGCAAAGCAACTTCCATGCATTCTGGGTTTCTTGTAACTGCCTCATAGGCCCCAATTAGAGTTTGTATTTTGAGATAGAAAGTGTGTGAGAATCAACCACAAGCCTTTTGATTGAGAATTAATTGAGGTCAACTGCTGTCacttacaaattttttttataatttcacgAGGTATTGTGAACGAGTTCCAATTATGaaatgatatttataaatttacaaaatttagattaatttccacTCGAACCGGGTAGGTCTTTTACAGAAAGAAAAACTCt is a window of Mercurialis annua linkage group LG2, ddMerAnnu1.2, whole genome shotgun sequence DNA encoding:
- the LOC126666883 gene encoding uncharacterized protein LOC126666883, which codes for MCLVFVCDEDERVIGKQVAPGACPYCGGMIQAMDVETRWRFCFLPVCFNNKKRFYCSVCTRRLVTQY